Proteins encoded together in one bacterium window:
- the rpmE gene encoding 50S ribosomal protein L31, giving the protein MKPKIHPQYGEATISCACGNQVKTRSTKKEIKVDVCSACHPFYTGKQKLMDSAGRVERYLRRYGLEGTAETRKDEEKDEETGTEEKGEADA; this is encoded by the coding sequence ATGAAGCCCAAGATTCACCCCCAGTACGGAGAGGCGACCATCTCCTGCGCCTGCGGCAATCAGGTCAAGACGCGCTCCACCAAGAAGGAAATCAAGGTGGACGTGTGCAGCGCCTGTCACCCCTTCTACACCGGCAAGCAGAAGCTGATGGATTCGGCGGGCCGCGTCGAGCGTTACTTGCGCAGGTACGGACTGGAGGGGACCGCCGAGACGAGGAAGGATGAGGAAAAAGACGAGGAAACCGGGACCGAGGAAAAAGGAGAGGC
- a CDS encoding lamin tail domain-containing protein, which yields MRRPSVRIAAIHPDSHREYRLAQGLPRFNSEWIELQNVSELPVDVSGFYVINGGGYEFTINVVGRESLILRRGQSMLVFTGMPDNPRDPARCYIAEEATRVFLQRKEYIWSVEEDVAFLYESRGDYEKDPAAYADYHLFTRRGNPKEPRPTPGGEGKPVDGGSDLD from the coding sequence TTGCGCCGGCCCAGTGTCAGAATCGCCGCCATCCACCCCGACTCCCACCGCGAGTACCGCCTCGCCCAGGGATTGCCCCGGTTCAACTCGGAGTGGATCGAGCTGCAGAACGTGTCCGAGCTCCCGGTGGACGTGTCCGGTTTCTACGTCATCAACGGGGGCGGATACGAGTTCACCATCAACGTGGTCGGTCGCGAATCCTTGATTCTGCGGCGCGGGCAGTCCATGCTCGTCTTCACCGGGATGCCGGACAACCCGCGGGACCCGGCCCGCTGCTACATCGCCGAGGAGGCCACCCGCGTGTTCCTCCAGCGCAAGGAGTACATCTGGAGCGTGGAGGAGGACGTGGCCTTTCTCTACGAAAGCCGCGGAGACTACGAGAAAGACCCGGCCGCTTACGCCGACTACCACCTATTCACCCGCCGGGGCAACCCCAAGGAACCCCGTCCGACGCCGGGCGGCGAGGGAAAGCCCGTTGACGGCGGCAGCGATTTAGATTAA